One region of Camelina sativa cultivar DH55 chromosome 6, Cs, whole genome shotgun sequence genomic DNA includes:
- the LOC104790532 gene encoding transcription factor MYB30-like, whose translation MVRPPCCDKGGVKKGPWTPEEDIILVTYIQEHGPGNWRAVPTNTGLLRCSKSCRLRWTNYLRPGIKRGNFTEHEEKMIVHLQALLGNRWAAIASYLPQRTDNDIKNYWNTHLKKKLNKVNQDSHLELDRSSLSSSPSSSSANSNSNISRGQWERRLQTDIHLAKKALSEALSPAVAPIITSTVTTTSSAESRRSTSSASGFLRTQETSTTYASSTENIAKLLKGWVKNSPKTHNSADQITCTDSEVKEGIKSDDVKDCTGALQSFSEFDHSYQHAGVSPDHETKQDITGCSNQSQWSLFEKWLFEDSGGQIGDILLDENTNFF comes from the exons ATGGTGAGGCCTCCTTGTTGTGACAAAGGAGGAGTGAAGAAAGGGCCATGGACTCCTGAAGAAGATATCATTTTAGTTACTTACATCCAAGAACATGGTCCTGGTAACTGGAGAGCTGTTCCCACCAATACTG GGTTGCTTAGATGCAGCAAGAGTTGTAGACTTAGATGGACAAACTATTTAAGGCCAGGAATCAAAAGAGGTAACTTCACAGAACATGAAGAAAAGATGATTGTACATCTCCAAGCCCTCTTAGGAAATAg ATGGGCTGCAATTGCGTCATATCTTCCACAAAGGACAGACAATGACATTAAGAACTATTGGAACACtcatttgaagaagaaacttaaCAAAGTCAATCAAGATTCTCATCTAGAACTTGACCGTTCCTCGCTATCATCTTCACCGTCGTCTTCTTCTGCTAATTCCAACTCAAACATCTCAAGAGGCCAATGGGAAAGGCGACTTCAAACGGACATCCATTTGGCGAAAAAGGCTCTCTCTGAGGCTCTATCTCCTGCCGTAGCACCAATCATCACTTCTACAGTGACAACAACATCTTCTGCTGAATCAAGACGCTCTACATCCTCTGCTTCCGGGTTTCTTAGGACGCAAGAAACATCTACCACTTATGCCTCGAGTACCGAAAACATAGCGAAATTGCTCAAAGGGTGGGTGAAAAACTCGCCGAAGACTCATAACTCCGCGGATCAAATAACATGTACAGATTCTGAGGTAAAGGAAGGGATCAAGAGTGATGATGTGAAAGACTGTACAGGGGCCTTACAGTCATTTTCTGAGTTTGATCACTCATATCAACATGCTGGAGTTTCACCTGATCATGAGACCAAACAAGACATAACTGGATGCAGTAACCAAAGTCAATGGTCTTTGTTTGAGAAGTGGTTGTTTGAGGATTCTGGTGGACAGATTGGTGATATTCTGTTGGATGAAAACACTAATTTCTTCTGA